One region of Candidatus Rokuibacteriota bacterium genomic DNA includes:
- a CDS encoding TIGR03617 family F420-dependent LLM class oxidoreductase has translation MPDSRPFRLDAPLAFASLEEIPALARRLERLGFEGAWTQEGVHDPFLPLAVAAPTTLRITLGTAVALAFPRSPMVTAYMAWDLQRASRGRFILGLGTQVRGHIERRFSAAWSSPGPRLREGVLALRAIWECWQHRTPLDFRGEYYGFTLMPPAFVPDPLPWFPIPVYLAGVNAYNCRLAGEVADGLHVHPFHTAPYLRDVITPQVEEGLRRSGRGRGSFTVAVTAFVAAGATARAVARQREDVRAQVAFYASTRTYRPVMDLHGWGDAAERLRKLSLEGSWEAMPHEITDAMVEEMAIVGREEEVVPRLAARYGGLADRIVPYPIGTRGDRERLLRLLAREMAA, from the coding sequence GTGCCGGACAGCCGCCCGTTCCGCCTCGACGCGCCCCTGGCCTTCGCCTCGCTGGAAGAGATCCCGGCGCTCGCGCGCCGGCTGGAACGGCTTGGTTTTGAGGGCGCTTGGACCCAGGAGGGTGTGCACGACCCGTTCCTGCCGCTCGCGGTGGCCGCGCCGACCACGCTCCGGATCACCCTCGGCACCGCGGTCGCGCTGGCGTTTCCCCGGAGCCCGATGGTGACCGCGTACATGGCGTGGGACCTCCAGCGTGCGAGCCGCGGCCGGTTCATCCTGGGTCTGGGGACGCAGGTCCGCGGTCACATCGAGCGCAGGTTCAGCGCGGCCTGGAGCTCCCCGGGGCCGCGGCTCCGGGAAGGGGTCCTCGCCCTCCGCGCCATCTGGGAGTGCTGGCAGCACAGGACGCCGCTGGATTTCCGGGGCGAATACTACGGCTTCACGCTGATGCCGCCGGCCTTCGTCCCGGACCCGTTGCCATGGTTCCCCATTCCCGTCTACCTGGCCGGTGTCAACGCGTACAACTGCCGGCTCGCTGGTGAGGTCGCAGACGGGCTCCACGTCCATCCGTTCCACACGGCCCCGTACCTTCGCGACGTCATCACGCCGCAGGTGGAAGAGGGTCTCCGGCGTTCCGGTCGCGGCCGAGGGAGCTTCACGGTGGCCGTGACGGCGTTCGTCGCCGCCGGAGCTACGGCGCGTGCCGTGGCGCGACAGCGCGAGGACGTCCGGGCGCAGGTCGCCTTCTATGCCTCGACACGCACGTATCGCCCGGTCATGGACCTGCATGGCTGGGGAGACGCGGCCGAGCGTTTGCGGAAGCTGTCGCTCGAGGGCTCGTGGGAGGCGATGCCCCACGAGATCACCGACGCCATGGTGGAGGAAATGGCGATCGTCGGCCGCGAGGAGGAGGTGGTCCCTCGCCTGGCCGCCCGGTACGGTGGGCTCGCCGATCGGATCGTTCCGTACCCGATCGGCACCCGGGGGGACCGCGAGCGACTCCTGCGTTTGCTGGCACGGGAGATGGCGGCGTGA